The following nucleotide sequence is from Malania oleifera isolate guangnan ecotype guangnan chromosome 4, ASM2987363v1, whole genome shotgun sequence.
catacgattgtaaactacaggtttattgatctcgatttcaaaaataattgatataaatagaatcatCTTCCTTTTtctcgaataccaaaatacgaactctacggctccaaaactacgaatcgagtcaccaaaacctaaacaacgaagaactatacttcaccataattcttactactacacatattccgAAACGAAATTGAACtcagacccttacctcagttttggatcaaaacccaaaaatccttgaaATGACTTTTCGGtccactattctcgaagagaTTCCTCCTATAATCCACACAGTAATGTCTGATCGTCAAATCAGGCGATGAATagcgaagaatcgaagagagagagagagagagagagagagagagagagagagagagagagagagtttgaggtttcttagcaagtaagaaatgaaataggatatttataactcctttgacccgaccaacctcgtcgacgagatggcgccttcgttggcaaatcatccatacatttcgtcgacgaaccggctccttcggcgacgaaccctattccaATATTTTAAAACACGTTCGGTATCTTTTCGTTggtgaggctctgaatttcggagacgaagagtatgagggccttcgtcgacgagaacaatggcttcatcgacgaaacttgcaaaattttacttttttaccctttttcatttattcaatctacataccttgagtcgggttcttacatattTAGTTTGATTAGTTATTTAAAGTGCTTGGTCTTGATAACGTTGGCATAAATACTTTTAATTGTTTGtgcttagttgattttaagcactcaggtgtccaattcgggcatacgaggtccaaactgaatgaGGTCAGTCttgacacgtccgtcacattgagctGGATGTGTCGGAACTGACGATGCCCAAAAACTGAGAACTTTTCTGTTcatttagaagcaaagttagattACAAGGAAACTTAGCAAACTtggtggattttagcactcaggtgtctaagttaggcatacgaggtccaaaccgagtggggtcaatTCTAACTAATCAAACTTAACTCTTTAAAAttgtatcaattttttttttaaatatgtccGAATGTCCAATAATTTtgttatcaaatcatttttacttatagtatgtatacatgtatgttcaaaaattgtatactaattttttgtataattattactttgtagggtcTGTGGCTGCCACAACATTAGGACGATGTCAGACACTACAATCGGATGTAACTTTTGActttttctgtattttttgttatctgaagaaaatgaatttttgtatttgaaattgaatttgaatttttatttgaattttgagcaatttgtattttaattttgaataatttatgaattttttagtaattctggtttaatattatgtatgctaaaatttaattaaaagttttttttataggaattaatgaatgaattcaaaaaaaaaaaaatttatattaaagtattagtgacagttttcaaactgtcacttaTAATGCCACTTTTAGTGATAGTTTGAAAAGTGtcactaatacaaattcaaattaaaattgtatcattttttttaactatgttcgAATGTCCGATTATtatgctatcaaatcattgatacttatattaCGTATACGCATATGTTCAAAAAGcgtatgctaatttttttttataattattattctgtagggtttgcggctgtcacaCATCAACATGATGCCATGGACTGCAGTCgatcagatgcaacttttgattattttttgtattccttttattatttgaacagatgaaatttctgtattttaatttgaatttgtataatgtatttgtatttgtatttgaattttgattttttttttgtattttttctttgttatctgaacagatggaatttctgtattttaattgattttgtataatgtatttgtatttgtatttgtattagGATTAGAATTtcgaataatttatgaatttttaagaaattatggtttaatgttgtgtatgcgaaaatgtaattacagatttttacaggaattaatgattaaaaaaaagtataaaatattagtgaagacttcaaaacagtcactaatagtacagtattagtgacgaattccaAAAGCGTCACTAAAGCTGATGTATTAGGGACAGTTTTAAAtgcgtcactaatagtatatcaTTAGTGACAGCCATGGAATTCATGAccaatactctactattagtaacagttttgagattcgtcactaatactctactattagtgacgattttgaaccgaaccaatgtagaatttattatgacggtattaggattttagtgacggttataattcatcactaatactctattattagtgacgtttttaaaactcgtcactaataattattaataactgCAGTTATGacaactaattcaaaaccatcactaatacttataatatcgtcactaatactattagtgacgattttgatccttcactaataacctttttttttttttttgtagtgtgtatatatatatttatgatgaTTTGCATACACAGAGAAATTATACcaaagtatgttttgagaaaattatgtttccttatatgtatatatgtgagttCAGTTTTACTTGATTTTTCAGTAAAAAGTTAATTGTATAAAGGGTATGTTTGTGATATATTAAataactcatgttaccacacaaataataatctatttcgtcttactgagaggtgtctctccCTATCATTATCgaatatttttcaaatgccatAAGGAGTATAACAGTAATCAGAGTAGTGCAGTGGAAgcatgggtgggatagaaggttttatttagaatagatatttaattaaattatgtttttgaggTATTCAGACTAATCTTTTAGGGATATGTAAATTGTgatgttggaaatgatattgttgttgtattaGGATAATTTAGTATTCTGGTAATTATTATggagtgttggccttacaaggcttaacatcctattttgatgctaacaaacaaatggaaCTTAACAAATTTGGTTGAGTAATAATATTTCACGATTTAAGTTTTTGAAGCTTGAGAATATGTATACAAGGatgatcaaaagaagcttaaagtatggatttcaagatgatattttaaaacttgaagaatatgagagaaagtttaaaagtatatcaaagcttgaaaaaaaaaaaaaaaaaaacaagagagacaaaagaaagcaaagcaagagagctcaaaaaaaggacaagcatgaagactcaagtgccaagaatgtccaaatgtcttggaagtctttatgtaagtactttaatgtttaaatatcatttgaaatactttAAAGTTCTTTAGggaatctttaggggatatttatggacttaaaaacctattttaaaatctcaaaaaatgttttatgaaatatcaaagcaagagagcaaattaattttaaaaaccaaaaatggaaaacaagaaaaatgaacTGATCAGCCGACTGACCAATTTGCACAATGTTTTCTTAGTCGACTGACAAAACACCAGAATGAATAAACTGCCTAGCTGACTGACTATTTTGACTTGTGATTAGTCAGCAGATTGACACTTGATATATCCATATGattgacatttttgaactaagttcaatcagccgattgacaatttattaaaattaatttttggataGACAGAATGCTTTTAGCCGCTTGTCCAGCCGATTGACCTGCACAAAATTGATCCAATCGAGTGAGTCCGCCGACTAACTCCACGGAAattttgaaattcgaacttaacgggaagattttcaaatttaattataggatttcaaatcttttgcaaagttgaccaactccaagtcaacttaagaaataaggaaactctttcacaaaaaactctataaatacctctttagaCTTATGAatcaaattgagagaaaaagcAAGACAAGCATCCTACGTTCATACTCTCCAAAAGTCCATACTTGCTCATATCTTTGTTGGGAGAACTCTACAAAATTTCTAATTGATCAAAAGccttggttctgatttgcaactaagttttctctatctataagaaagaatcttggtgaattctatatttgaacttcatcttatttcatcttgatatttaaagttTGAAGTTTATAGTGTTGAAATTATACTAATCTATtctttgagagagtgttcttATACGCAACATTTATCTTGTATCCTTGCAGTGTTTTTGATGATtacaggttgttggattgttgcccAAGCAtcgggtatcacttggagagactttgctctagcctagtgaaggagtgtttgagcatggaaTTCTCTTGTAACGGTTTTTGTTCCGCCCCAAAAAAGAACaagtatagtgaaatccttaggtggtttgcctaaggcgaggacgtaggctagggataagccgaacctcgtaaaagcagtggtgtcactctctttaccctattctctttaaattccagagAAAATATgaactgtgtggatgttgtaattctctcaatCATTAAAAATAACGtgtattgaaaattaaataaaccaaagtttaattttttattaggcttgtggaaaccgaaagggagtacgttggttaatcaatactttgcgaaaaccataagggagtattttgattggttaacaacccaaaacctattaactgaaggtttatttgaattctgattttggaaagagtgattggatattattttgattatcaattgaaagaCCAATTatattctctacagggcttacatattcatatacatagggCTACAAACAATCAAGCTAaatattgccaaaagaattgcaaagcatatattaattggttacttatattgtggttgattggtttgagtagttgattgattgtttattcGTGTTGTGGTTATGGATTGATTAAAAGACTTAAGCCTTTGTGATTgctaaaagaagtcaagaaatctttgaaagaattataaaaggttaagaattcataaaaggatttaaaaaaaaaatttaataacccaattcacgccccctcttggggttacaccttagttttcaattgatatcagagcggggttattgaaaatcttaattagtagttatacaaagatcttaatggcacacttaggcgtagctccctttggagaaggacaatcctcaactaggcctcccctctgttgacaccctaatttttaccaggcttTCCTGGAGATCCGGTacaataaaagttgacttcgaatcccgaaaattggaggaccctttttgaaaagcccAATCTTCTAATTTGGGTCCTGGTGTGCCTACCGAACCCCGatgtttttaaattgagtctcggtGTCTTCTATCAAGTCCcgttatttttatttgagtcctagtatttttagtCGAGTCTCGGTGTTTTTATTTGAGTCCCTATTTTCTTAATCGAGTCCcgatattttcatgaaataagtCTTTTTGTtctaaaatgaattttaaattgaatttttccaagttttcaaaatttttggagTCGAGTcgttttaatataaattttttatgaaCACTTTTATCGAGTCATCTTTCCGAGTCCGGGTCCTCCCAATTTCCGGGAACTGAGTTTTAATTTTCAAACTCAGGTCtttctttttaggaaaaaaaaaattggccaatcaaataatgaatacaaaataataataataagaataagtgGAAAGGGGAAGcacgcgagagagagagagattctctcAAAAATGGCCTAACAGTGCGCGGGGAGAAATATTCCCTATGACAAATTCTTGGTGCCAAATATGGAGAGGATCTCGGGGCCAATAAAAAGGCTACTCAGCGCCCACAAGAAAGGGGGCACTGTTCATTTTCCATCATCCCCTCGCTGCTCTCCGCCCTCATCCATGCTCTCCTTCATTTCTCTTTACCACCCTCACTAGTCTCTTGCAACTCACACCAGCTGCAGCATAACCATTCTCTCGGCCACCTCCTCAGACTACCCTCCGTTCACACCCACAACACCATCTGCAACCACCCAGCACCACCAGCCTCTCCACACAACCATACACACTCACAGGCCGTAGGTCACCAGCTAAGCCACCCACGGACTCTCCATCATCCCTCTATTCCCCCGACAACCCGCCGTCTCTGTCACCCATGCAGCAGGTAGCTCTCCACCGCAGCTCCGCCCTCTTCCCTCGGCGGCTCTTCTCTTCCCAGTTCCCTTCCCACTTCCAAGTTCCTATTCACTTCCATTTAAGGTTTCATGCATTCATTTTTTTATCGCCGTTATCGACCGCCCCCCGTCACACACTCGCGGATTCTCATGAGTTTGTGACGATCCTCTCCTTGTCGTATCTTCGTCGGTTCGCTCATCGTTCTGCCGCTCGAGTCGACCGCCGTTTCAGTGTTTCGCCTCCGTCGTCGCAGCCACGCACCAACACACCAGGCGCCGCTACTCATGCCTCGCCGTCGCCGGCATTCACACCTCCGGTCACTACACCCCAGACAGCCCGAAAAGCCGTCGTTGTCGCCGTCACTATCGTCGTCACTGTCGCCAAACACTGCCGCTGTGAAGGACGGACGTAGACGCACAGATCTCCATCTCCGTATCCTATCGGTGGGCTCACCTCCTGGCCATTCGAACTCCCTCTGCTGTGAGTTTCCCGAACACACCACACACACGTACGCTTCTGGTTTTCTTTTTTATCTGTTTTATTTTTAGTGGTTGCCTGCAATGCTGATCTTGTTAATTTAATATTCATGTTTAAACTTCCCTAGCACACCCTTACACACACTCATGCACTACCTAAAATCCACACCAACCCATACACTCACCCGCTGCCCGCAACACCAAGGCTCACGCAAAACACATACACAACACCATACTCACTTATCCATGCTACCTGTTGAAGAATGAAGAAAGTTAAACTGGTTGCAAACAGTGGTTCATAACCATAACTGctgagattttttttattttattttattttctccatTCTGTTACAGGAAAATTGTTAGGAATAACCGTATATTATTCCTGTAGTTTGCATCCAACTGTTTTTTATTCCATTTGTACTCTATATATACACTGATCAAATACAGAAGAAATACATGAAAATTCTTTTCATTATAATTCTTTCCTCTGTTTtgcattctctccttctctccccTATGTTCGATTCATTACAGCCCAGCGATTCTCACTCACAGCAATAGAGCCAAAgtcttatatggtatcagagccacgatGAAGGAATCCTTCAATACCAGCCAAACCACTCCTCCAAATCCACCACTAAACACCATTCATGTGCAACCAAACACCAATTCTCCAGGAGCTGTTCCTCACAACCCAATGCAACCAACCAGTCCTTATTATATTGGCAGCAGCAATGGTTCAATTGCCATGCTTGTCACACACACCTTGGACTGCAGTAACTACTATTCTTGGGCTAGATCCATGAAGAGGACTTTGCGAATTAAGAACAAGCTCAGATTCATTGATGGTATCATCTGTGAACCTTCTGACCCCAATGATCCTCTAATGAAACATTGGCCGAGGTGCAATGATATCGTGATAACATGGATGCAGAACACAATGACAGTTGATATCAAATCTAGCACTACATATGCAGAGACTGCGCATCAGCTTTGGTTGGAGCTGGAGCAACGTTTTGCTCAGCAAAATGCTCCGAGAAATTTTTAGGTGAAGCAAGGCATCACAAACCTCAAGCAAAATCAATACTCAATAAGCatttatgttagctttaccgtgatcccaagagggggggtgaattagtatttttaaaatttatctcctaggtattcctcctaacaatagtatgttcacaagcctatggtcaatctagtgcaaataatgtaaacataccagaaattaaataaagcagtttaaacaatcacacaagcaccagaaagtagtaaagaaagaatgacacacagatttgttatcgaggttaggCCAActgtctatgtccccgccttggctaaccagcacaaggattatcacaataacttgctcacttaaacgggtgcagcagcacctatacaaaccaggtcaaattaccacagggctgacttcaacctttacactaatccttaccggactggattaccgcccccttaggccacgcctggaatctctcagatatacaatcaaacggtacaatatatgggtgctttcacgtaaagtagatttgtaccacaaatgcgtacagacacaaacaccatagatgatttaaaatgtaagctcagtgtggtctaaatagtttcaactctcaaatagatttgctatcgttgtaatgagtgcttgagagtgcaaacctagatgatctttgtatcataggatattcaatctaagtgctcaaacaaagatattatccaaatttcatatatttcaatcaacaagttttctcaatacttatatgtatatgaagctctagcaatgtatatgtttggtttgcaagatatatgaaaTCTTTGTATTTTAGCAGATGATATAGACTTgtatggatattgctacaaagattaatataacacacacacaaatacctttccacaaatatatcaaaatgaataccacaagatatttgagtatgtttaaaagtatttttgtaagccccaaacaaatacgaacttcctaagttattgcaatgagaatgcaatacttgggagttcactacaagtcttcttagggtaggcttattggcaaagcctcctaagaaaacttaggttatgctctcgaagaaaaatcgattcaaatatgcaacaaatgagagagcaaacctctaagcagtaatactcaatacacttacaaatgatattgatagatgaagaaggtaagcttgagtggatttCCAAAAGAGTATAAGTAGTGAGAAGCAAAATATAGTAtgtttgcttgagagagattttcttaatctttttttttgctaatcaatgcttaatctaccaaatgaaagagtatatatagacatactgaaaattttgaccgttggggacctattagggattgttggaaaagtttaatgacacttaaaccaatttaaccctgtttaaaattattaaccatggtaaaaaattagGAGCAActtgagaggtccggtcgactagaagtgtttcagtcgaccaggactcaaatggttcggtcaactaggggacttttgaactgaaaggctcagTTGATCGGAGAGGAAGATTTCCCAAacttccaaggttcggtcgaccagggcattttgaattGCCTAGTTCGGTCGGCCAGATCGTTggaaattctcccgaggacccttcgatcgaccaggtagttggagaacaaatgttctcggtcgaccagatggtcaactgttgacgcaggagggtttcggtcgaccagggccttttgaactacctttgctagTTGACtgagtggtcaaactttgacccaagggagtttcggtcgaccagggccttttgaactacctttgctggtcgaccgggtggtcaaactttgacctagtgtgtctcggtcgaccaggccaaaatgaactggcttggctggtcgaccgaaagtgcatcgtgtgagcatttcggtcccgtattgaagcaaacaagccctattcaagtgcctaacaaatatatgtgaaagtgtgagtgtcttTGGAGcacttagggtccaatttgaagacaccgaaaaagtccgatgtcggtcgacctacaccctaaggtttttctaaggtcatttttggtttgtatctagTTTAAGCTTACAgtttaaatcat
It contains:
- the LOC131153852 gene encoding uncharacterized protein LOC131153852; the protein is MKESFNTSQTTPPNPPLNTIHVQPNTNSPGAVPHNPMQPTSPYYIGSSNGSIAMLVTHTLDCSNYYSWARSMKRTLRIKNKLRFIDGIICEPSDPNDPLMKHWPRCNDIVITWMQNTMTVDIKSSTTYAETAHQLWLELEQRFAQQNAPRNF